TGGTGCGCAAGTTCGTGGTCCAATTCCTATGCCAACTCGTAAAGAGCGTTTTACAGTATTGATTTCTCCACACGTAAACAAAGATGCTCGTGATCAGTACGAAATTCGTACGCACAAGCGTTTGCTAGATATTGTTGATCCTACTGATAAGACAGTTGATGCTTTGATGAAGTTGGATTTAGCAGCTGGTGTGGATGTTCAATTGGAGCTTCGTTAATTCGAAGGTTTTAAGGTTAATCATCAATCGTAATGATTAATGGCAATAATAATGAGGTAACGTTATGAGTATTGGTGTTGTAGGTACCAAAATTGGTATGACTCGCATATTCAATGAAGACGGTGTATCTACTCCTGTAACGGTTGTGGAGGTTTCTCCTAATCGTATTACTCAAATCAAGAACGATCAATTGGATGGTTACAATGCCATTCAAGTGACCATGGGCAAAAAGCACGCAGGTCGTGTTTCTAAACCTGAAGCTGGGCATTTTGCAAAAGCAGGTGTTGAAGCTGGTCTTGGTTTGTGGGAGTTCCGTTTTGAAAATGATGCAGATATCGAGGGTCTTGAATTGGGATCAGAGATTACTGTTGAAAAATTTACAGATGTAACAAAAGTAGATGTTACAGGAACAACCAAAGGTAAGGGTTTTGCAGGTGCAGTAAAGCGCCATAATTTTAGAATGCAAGACGCTACTCATGGTAACTCATTGTCTCACCGTGCGCCTGGTTCGATTGGTCAAAACCAAACGCCTGGTCGTGTATTTAAAGGCAAGAAGATGGCCGGTCATATGGGTGATGTAAAACAAACCACTCTTAACCTTGATTTGGTTAAGGTTGATGTTGAAAATTCATTGCTTTTGATCAAGGGTGCATTGCCTGGTGCGAAAGGCTGTACTGTAATCGTACGCAAAGCAATTAAGTAAGGTGGGCATGATGGATTTGAAATTAATTGAATTATCAAGCGGAAAAGAAACAGGTGCATTGAGTGTGTCTGATTCTGTTTTCGGTGTTGAGTTTAATGAACCTCTTGTGCATCAGGTTGTAACTGCTTATATGGCAGGTGCGCGTTCTGGTACAAAAGGTCAAAAAAATCGCTCGGCAGTGAGTGGTGGTGGTGCTAAGCCGTGGGCACAGAAGGGTTCTGGTAGAGCTCGTGCTGGTACATCTAGAAGCCCAGTGTGGATTGGTGGTGGTCGTGCATTCCCTGGCCATAACCGCGATTTTTCTCAGAAAGTTAACAAGAAAATGTATCGTGGAGCAATGCGCGCTATTTTTTCTGAGCTTGCTAGAAGTGGTCGTTTGGTGGTTGTTGATGACTTTAAGGTTGATGCGCCAAAGACTAAAGAATTTAATGCCAAATTGGCATCGTTGAAAATTAAAGATGCACTGGTTGTTACAGAAGGTTT
This portion of the Hydrogenovibrio marinus genome encodes:
- the rpsJ gene encoding 30S ribosomal protein S10; the encoded protein is MATQNIRIRLKAFDHRLIDQSAREITETAKRTGAQVRGPIPMPTRKERFTVLISPHVNKDARDQYEIRTHKRLLDIVDPTDKTVDALMKLDLAAGVDVQLELR
- the rplC gene encoding 50S ribosomal protein L3 gives rise to the protein MSIGVVGTKIGMTRIFNEDGVSTPVTVVEVSPNRITQIKNDQLDGYNAIQVTMGKKHAGRVSKPEAGHFAKAGVEAGLGLWEFRFENDADIEGLELGSEITVEKFTDVTKVDVTGTTKGKGFAGAVKRHNFRMQDATHGNSLSHRAPGSIGQNQTPGRVFKGKKMAGHMGDVKQTTLNLDLVKVDVENSLLLIKGALPGAKGCTVIVRKAIK
- the rplD gene encoding 50S ribosomal protein L4, translating into MDLKLIELSSGKETGALSVSDSVFGVEFNEPLVHQVVTAYMAGARSGTKGQKNRSAVSGGGAKPWAQKGSGRARAGTSRSPVWIGGGRAFPGHNRDFSQKVNKKMYRGAMRAIFSELARSGRLVVVDDFKVDAPKTKEFNAKLASLKIKDALVVTEGFDEYLYLSCRNLYNADVCDVSSLDPVSLVGFQSVVVTQAAVKQIEENLG